One genomic region from Erythrobacter mangrovi encodes:
- a CDS encoding OmpA family protein — protein MVHQRVLAGLTTIAVGLAATPALAQDDWSGMDLSTLKGQVQQRYDEALALTLDGATINANDPRYIWASEAKVQCGIALGYLKSSTRDPVSLSKCATAYERMKKVPRPPVVAPPPPPPARVCNRELPGLIFFEFDSATPGQDATQIIEYVTENAGPCNWRSFTVVGHTDRSGSNAYNLGLSQRRADAVASLMTARGIPQGAIATSAEGEENPRVPTADGVRELQNRRVEIQVSE, from the coding sequence ATGGTACACCAAAGAGTTTTGGCGGGGCTGACGACAATCGCTGTCGGCCTGGCAGCAACGCCGGCCCTGGCTCAGGACGACTGGTCGGGAATGGATCTATCCACCCTGAAGGGGCAAGTGCAGCAGCGCTATGACGAAGCTCTGGCGCTGACCCTCGATGGGGCGACGATCAATGCCAACGATCCCCGCTACATCTGGGCGTCCGAAGCCAAGGTGCAATGCGGGATAGCGCTTGGCTATCTCAAATCGAGCACTCGGGACCCAGTGTCGCTATCAAAGTGCGCCACGGCCTATGAGCGCATGAAGAAGGTTCCGCGACCGCCGGTCGTGGCTCCGCCGCCTCCGCCACCTGCGAGGGTGTGCAACAGGGAGTTGCCCGGCCTGATCTTCTTCGAATTCGATTCGGCAACGCCGGGACAGGATGCGACGCAGATCATCGAATATGTGACCGAGAACGCCGGACCCTGCAATTGGCGCTCGTTCACCGTGGTCGGCCACACCGACCGTTCGGGGTCCAACGCCTATAACCTCGGCTTGTCGCAGCGGCGCGCAGATGCGGTCGCCTCGCTCATGACGGCACGGGGTATCCCGCAAGGGGCCATCGCGACATCGGCGGAGGGCGAGGAAAATCCCCGCGTTCCGACAGCCGATGGAGTGCGGGAACTGCAAAACCGCCGCGTCGAAATCCAGGTCAGCGAATAG
- a CDS encoding HlyD family type I secretion periplasmic adaptor subunit encodes MFHNARSFFADPDVSLEEEEFRARKSANIILWVLLAFVVLFLLWASLTSVDRTVRGMGRIVPSSKLQVVSNLEGGVVEQIYVKAGDTVKRGQILVRLSPTISNSAFGSTEANVQALETKIARLSAEVRGGSPDYKGVSSEQVAVEQSLHSARMAELAGLESANAARVRQAERSVIEARSMLESRQSNLVAAQRELEMLRPLAEQLIVPKIDLIKAENAAEVAENEVAAAHAAVARAQSSVAEARAAGAQQYSDWKTRAGMELSQAQAELTIQRQNLPALYDRVDRTAIRAPMSGKVNRVLVTTVGGTVASGMPVAEIVPSDDSLYVEVMVRPNDIGNVGLGQRARVEITAYNSAVFGSLEGFVTSISPDAVQNDDGESFYTVEVQTDQALKGPDGKPLRIGPGMIANVSLKGEKRSILSYLFTPITRLSENAFRE; translated from the coding sequence ATGTTCCACAACGCGCGCTCGTTCTTTGCAGACCCGGATGTCTCCCTGGAGGAGGAGGAATTCCGTGCCCGGAAATCCGCCAACATCATCCTTTGGGTGCTCCTGGCTTTCGTGGTGCTGTTTCTCCTCTGGGCCAGCCTGACGAGTGTCGATCGAACCGTGCGCGGAATGGGCCGCATCGTGCCCAGTTCGAAACTCCAGGTCGTCTCCAATCTCGAAGGCGGAGTCGTGGAACAGATCTACGTCAAGGCCGGCGATACGGTGAAGCGGGGGCAGATCCTGGTGCGCCTCAGTCCCACGATAAGCAATTCGGCATTCGGCAGCACCGAAGCCAATGTGCAGGCCCTTGAGACCAAGATCGCACGTCTATCGGCCGAGGTGCGCGGCGGCAGCCCGGACTACAAGGGTGTCAGTTCCGAACAGGTGGCGGTCGAGCAATCACTGCATTCGGCGCGGATGGCAGAATTGGCCGGTCTTGAATCGGCCAATGCGGCGCGCGTTCGCCAGGCCGAACGCTCTGTGATCGAGGCGCGTTCCATGCTCGAATCCCGTCAATCGAATCTGGTGGCCGCGCAGCGCGAACTCGAGATGTTGCGCCCTCTGGCGGAGCAGTTGATCGTGCCCAAGATCGACCTGATCAAGGCCGAGAATGCGGCCGAAGTGGCCGAGAACGAGGTTGCCGCGGCACACGCCGCAGTGGCTCGCGCACAATCCTCGGTCGCGGAGGCGCGTGCGGCGGGCGCACAGCAGTACAGCGACTGGAAGACCCGGGCCGGGATGGAACTGTCTCAGGCCCAAGCCGAACTGACGATCCAGCGCCAGAACCTCCCGGCGCTCTATGACCGGGTCGATCGCACGGCGATCCGCGCGCCGATGTCCGGCAAGGTCAATCGGGTATTGGTCACCACTGTCGGGGGGACCGTTGCATCGGGTATGCCGGTGGCTGAAATCGTTCCGTCCGACGATTCCCTGTACGTCGAGGTCATGGTACGCCCGAACGACATCGGCAATGTCGGCCTCGGCCAACGGGCGAGGGTGGAAATCACGGCCTATAATTCCGCTGTCTTCGGATCGCTCGAAGGCTTCGTCACCTCTATCTCCCCCGATGCGGTGCAGAATGATGACGGCGAGAGCTTCTACACGGTCGAAGTGCAAACCGACCAGGCCCTCAAAGGGCCGGATGGCAAGCCTCTTCGGATCGGGCCGGGCATGATTGCGAATGTCAGCCTGAAGGGTGAAAAGCGCTCGATCCTCTCGTACCTCTTCACGCCGATCACCCGCCTTTCGGAGAATGCCTTCAGGGAATGA
- a CDS encoding TolC family protein — protein MPKHTLAAIAAIMLASAAPSAIAQATEGETVSMQEAIEVAMQSNPEIIQAQFNKEAIEFERKQAEGLYAPRVNIEASAGVRRLENNTRRALNIANQELYPLEAGITGEWTAIDFGRRRGELLRQAARVDGASLRVVERSEFIALQVARQYLDLLLQQRVVAAAQDNATFHESLVADLGRGVDQGSISIADRQQAEERLEAARVQQEEALQALQNANITLRRLTGLDVSGVTLPPNLVAAMPPDVASAVGMARLRNPLVREAQADVDAANALVTSAKGDLYPTIGLEVRGRIGEDIDGFRGETNDVQGRVVLRWNMFDGGIKHARVQETVRQASLSRYALHERQREAEEDVRLAWQALETQGRVVQALDRQSQVSDDLLLSYRSQFNVGRRSLLDVLDAQNTRFNTQVRLETARFSQLFAQYQTLAATNTFLEALKLAPGAGAGSAERERFDYGPPVPAELQRRVYPQ, from the coding sequence ATGCCCAAGCACACCCTGGCCGCGATTGCGGCAATCATGTTGGCCAGCGCCGCCCCGTCGGCGATTGCCCAGGCCACCGAAGGTGAAACGGTCTCGATGCAGGAAGCGATCGAAGTCGCGATGCAATCGAATCCTGAAATCATCCAGGCACAATTCAACAAGGAAGCGATTGAATTCGAGCGCAAGCAGGCCGAGGGCCTGTACGCGCCGCGAGTCAATATAGAGGCTTCCGCCGGCGTTCGCCGGCTCGAAAACAATACAAGACGAGCCCTCAACATCGCAAACCAGGAACTCTATCCATTGGAGGCCGGAATAACCGGCGAATGGACGGCCATCGACTTCGGCCGGCGCCGCGGAGAATTGCTCCGCCAAGCGGCGCGGGTCGACGGAGCTTCGCTCCGCGTGGTCGAACGATCGGAGTTCATTGCCCTTCAGGTCGCCCGGCAGTATCTCGACCTCCTGTTGCAGCAGCGCGTTGTCGCCGCTGCGCAGGATAACGCTACCTTCCACGAATCGCTGGTCGCCGATCTCGGTCGCGGTGTCGACCAAGGGTCGATCAGCATTGCCGATCGCCAACAGGCGGAAGAACGGCTCGAGGCGGCACGGGTACAGCAGGAAGAGGCGCTGCAGGCACTGCAGAACGCCAATATCACGCTGCGTCGGCTCACCGGTCTCGACGTGTCGGGCGTGACGCTTCCGCCCAATCTCGTGGCAGCCATGCCGCCTGATGTGGCTTCGGCGGTTGGAATGGCTCGCCTGCGCAATCCGCTGGTCCGTGAGGCCCAGGCCGATGTCGACGCCGCCAATGCGCTGGTGACGTCCGCAAAGGGCGATCTCTATCCGACGATCGGACTCGAAGTGAGGGGCCGGATCGGCGAGGATATCGACGGATTCCGGGGTGAAACCAACGATGTGCAGGGCCGCGTGGTGCTGCGCTGGAACATGTTCGATGGTGGGATCAAGCACGCCCGGGTCCAGGAAACGGTCCGGCAGGCCAGCCTCTCGCGCTATGCCCTGCACGAACGGCAGCGCGAAGCGGAAGAGGATGTCCGCCTCGCCTGGCAGGCGCTCGAAACGCAGGGTCGCGTCGTGCAGGCGCTCGATCGGCAGAGCCAGGTCAGCGATGACCTGTTGCTGTCCTATCGCAGCCAGTTCAATGTCGGACGGCGTTCGCTGCTCGACGTGCTCGATGCACAGAACACGCGCTTCAATACGCAGGTCCGTCTCGAAACGGCACGCTTCTCACAATTGTTTGCTCAGTATCAGACGCTTGCTGCTACGAACACGTTCCTAGAGGCCCTGAAGCTGGCACCGGGTGCCGGTGCCGGGTCTGCCGAGAGGGAAAGGTTCGATTATGGTCCGCCCGTGCCTGCGGAACTTCAGCGTCGCGTTTACCCCCAATAG
- a CDS encoding GntR family transcriptional regulator — protein MTNTTHQGIREAIRARIVAGEWQLGELIPGEVEFAEEFGCSRTTVNRALQALAEEGIVERKRKGGTRVRPLPSPQAQFRIPVIREQVESRGREYGHRIVLRELRDPPGEMRTRLQIGSGRKAAYMESLHLAGKHPFAFERRWVNLATVPGFAEADLSELSANEWLIRTVPFSRGEVGLTATSADARLAAMLEVEPGEALFTMERTTWFEDRAVTAITLYYARGYRLEFGI, from the coding sequence GTGACCAATACGACGCACCAGGGCATCCGCGAGGCGATCCGCGCGCGCATCGTGGCGGGCGAATGGCAATTGGGCGAACTCATCCCGGGCGAGGTCGAGTTTGCCGAGGAGTTTGGCTGTTCGCGCACCACCGTGAACCGCGCGCTGCAGGCGCTGGCAGAGGAAGGGATCGTTGAGCGCAAGCGCAAGGGTGGTACTCGGGTCCGGCCCCTCCCTTCGCCACAGGCGCAGTTCCGCATCCCCGTCATTCGCGAGCAGGTCGAAAGTCGCGGGCGGGAATACGGCCATCGCATCGTACTGCGCGAATTGCGCGATCCGCCCGGCGAAATGCGCACACGCCTCCAGATCGGGAGCGGGCGGAAGGCGGCATACATGGAGAGCCTTCACCTTGCCGGGAAACACCCCTTCGCCTTCGAGCGCCGCTGGGTGAACCTCGCCACCGTACCCGGCTTTGCCGAGGCCGATCTCAGCGAGCTGAGCGCCAACGAATGGCTAATCCGCACGGTCCCCTTCTCGCGTGGAGAGGTGGGCCTGACGGCGACTTCGGCCGATGCGCGACTGGCCGCCATGCTGGAGGTCGAGCCTGGCGAAGCCTTGTTCACCATGGAGCGGACCACCTGGTTCGAAGACCGCGCGGTGACCGCCATTACGCTCTACTACGCGCGCGGCTACCGGCTCGAGTTCGGTATCTAG
- a CDS encoding formimidoylglutamate deiminase — MAGTISARQVLTPQGWLANGVVAYDDAGTITAVGTEGFDAAQAVGTLLPGMANLHTHSFQRAMAGLAESRGPQGADDFWTWRQVMYRFLEVLTPEHVEAIAALVQLEMAEAGYTASAEFHYLHHQPDGTSYADPTELSQAIFAASATSGIGLTHLPVLYTYGGLDGRELKAGQRRFGNNVAEFEALYARIAGQTSHMPADFRLGVAPHSLRAVDNAGIDACMALCPEGPIHIHAAEQVKEVEEVETHLGTRPVRWLLDNCPVDTRWCLIHATHMDEGETAGLAGSGAVAGLCPTTEANLGDGIFPARDYLAAGGRFGLGSDSNIRLSVAEELRMLEVSQRLAHRQRAVLADDATRSNGRYLYQRAARGGAQAIGRKAGTIAVGQLADLVALRDDVPFLNWPEPDQRIDGWVFGSEQRAVSDVWSAGRHIVTDGEHIHAEAIRQHFARTMTQLMQAL, encoded by the coding sequence ATGGCAGGCACGATCTCGGCGCGGCAGGTCCTTACGCCCCAGGGCTGGCTGGCGAATGGTGTGGTCGCCTATGACGATGCGGGGACGATCACCGCGGTGGGGACCGAGGGGTTCGATGCGGCGCAGGCGGTGGGCACGCTGCTGCCCGGCATGGCCAACCTCCACACCCACAGCTTCCAGCGCGCGATGGCAGGTCTTGCCGAGAGTCGTGGGCCGCAGGGCGCCGACGATTTCTGGACCTGGCGGCAGGTCATGTATCGCTTCCTGGAGGTACTGACTCCCGAGCATGTCGAAGCGATCGCCGCGCTGGTCCAACTGGAAATGGCCGAAGCGGGTTACACTGCCTCGGCCGAGTTCCACTACCTCCACCACCAGCCCGACGGTACGTCCTATGCCGATCCCACTGAACTGTCGCAGGCGATCTTCGCCGCCAGCGCCACAAGCGGAATCGGGCTGACCCATTTGCCCGTGCTCTACACTTATGGCGGGCTCGACGGGCGGGAGCTGAAGGCCGGTCAGCGGCGCTTCGGCAATAACGTCGCCGAGTTCGAGGCGCTCTACGCGCGGATCGCGGGGCAGACCTCGCATATGCCCGCCGACTTCCGCCTCGGCGTCGCGCCGCACTCGTTGCGGGCGGTCGACAATGCCGGGATTGATGCCTGCATGGCGCTGTGCCCCGAAGGCCCGATCCACATTCATGCTGCCGAGCAGGTCAAGGAAGTGGAGGAGGTCGAGACGCATCTCGGCACGCGCCCGGTCCGCTGGCTGCTCGACAATTGCCCGGTCGACACCCGCTGGTGCCTGATCCACGCGACCCACATGGACGAAGGCGAGACCGCTGGCCTCGCCGGTTCGGGCGCCGTTGCCGGGCTTTGCCCAACCACCGAAGCGAACCTGGGCGACGGCATCTTCCCGGCACGCGACTACCTGGCCGCAGGCGGCCGCTTCGGCCTCGGCTCGGATTCGAATATCCGCCTTTCGGTTGCCGAGGAGCTGCGCATGCTCGAAGTCTCGCAGCGCCTCGCGCATCGCCAGCGGGCGGTCCTTGCCGACGATGCGACCCGCTCGAATGGGCGCTACCTCTACCAACGCGCGGCACGCGGCGGGGCGCAGGCCATCGGGCGCAAGGCGGGCACCATCGCGGTCGGCCAACTCGCCGATCTCGTGGCCCTGCGCGACGATGTCCCCTTTCTCAACTGGCCAGAGCCCGACCAGCGGATCGATGGCTGGGTCTTCGGCAGCGAGCAACGCGCTGTCAGCGATGTCTGGTCGGCGGGACGCCATATCGTGACAGACGGCGAACACATCCACGCCGAAGCGATCCGCCAGCACTTCGCACGAACTATGACGCAGCTGATGCAGGCGCTGTGA
- a CDS encoding T1SS-143 repeat domain-containing protein, which yields MFETAASTQTYLTGLGLTSGGVDLFYLVTSDGILAKAGPTGDPVFVVILESDGDWEFQLLGPLDHSDPATEDDITIEFGSLVVATDADGDSVTATGSLAVTVDDDSPVAVAPVAVEVINGASDPTSPIALDIDGTLANNYGGDGAGTVRFLPTLDGMNSGLFSSFQAITYVLDDDQTLRGVAGGETIFTVTLDPATGTYVVDMDGSIDSTQNIEFNPLVSQFVGGNGSWTGFVPIGDSVTSPIDDNSLDLLLTPEINGANGGTINSTANIGGVSQGASVGSGETFRVDFVIDLSGDPADSTQNDYAALANRDHMFDGHYTVNGAQALFKSTTGSTVRFTAFDDPDGNTVVGDGMIDTITGVAITWRGTEWVGGGGETLIIPTSTRTEYTINGHSFWVTLEPSGSVLIEGLEGDPGSSLVGTQVAIFTADGFNSIEYTWVDPRPGDNLNQDTFQIGGFGATTLTTDPVEFSLPVQVVDGDGDISDTGNITITAVTPSEMMATAASEDLSLASFSATFDSSTLQGTELFNTSPSRQTDVRSMGLMSMTAAASGLSYQSMPAPDQTWQFANTDAAGTQFHSWANSGAFSGVVQGANHVNFAQIDGSDTLGSFGGIEAGPRMAMNFDSPLQQGLAQIEDVDRGFAGMEQAHGFEALSDLGLAQALPMADAMAGMEQLLLLANGGVGNGQVNQEVAAEALAQLAQDVGIDNLIDHFASAAGEAPALGAMHSAGVEQLSAFLDLQVGPQHAGGLAVDILHDAAAMADAVSHA from the coding sequence TTGTTCGAGACGGCAGCCTCGACCCAGACCTACCTGACCGGCCTTGGGCTGACCTCGGGCGGGGTCGACCTGTTCTACCTCGTGACCAGCGACGGCATTCTTGCGAAGGCAGGGCCGACCGGAGATCCGGTGTTCGTTGTCATCCTCGAGTCCGATGGTGACTGGGAGTTCCAGCTACTCGGACCGCTTGATCATAGCGATCCTGCGACCGAAGATGACATCACGATCGAGTTCGGCTCGCTCGTGGTCGCTACAGACGCTGACGGTGACTCGGTAACTGCGACTGGCTCGCTGGCCGTTACCGTTGATGACGACTCACCGGTTGCCGTGGCGCCGGTGGCAGTCGAGGTGATCAACGGCGCTTCCGACCCCACTTCGCCGATCGCGCTCGATATCGACGGCACGCTGGCCAACAATTATGGCGGCGATGGTGCGGGAACGGTTCGCTTCCTGCCGACGCTCGACGGGATGAACAGCGGTCTGTTCTCCAGCTTCCAGGCGATCACCTATGTGCTTGACGACGATCAGACGCTGCGCGGCGTTGCCGGCGGCGAGACGATCTTCACGGTAACGCTGGATCCGGCGACCGGTACCTACGTGGTGGATATGGATGGGTCGATCGACTCGACCCAGAACATCGAGTTCAATCCGCTGGTGTCGCAGTTCGTCGGCGGCAACGGGAGCTGGACCGGCTTCGTGCCGATCGGCGACAGCGTGACCTCACCGATCGACGATAACAGCCTCGACCTGCTGTTAACGCCTGAAATCAATGGGGCCAATGGCGGCACGATCAACTCTACGGCCAATATCGGTGGCGTCAGCCAGGGTGCGTCGGTCGGCAGCGGTGAAACCTTCCGGGTCGACTTCGTGATCGACCTTAGCGGCGATCCGGCCGACTCGACCCAGAACGACTATGCGGCTCTCGCCAATCGCGACCACATGTTCGACGGGCACTATACGGTGAATGGCGCGCAGGCGCTGTTCAAGTCGACGACCGGCTCGACGGTGCGGTTTACCGCCTTCGACGATCCCGACGGGAACACTGTCGTAGGTGATGGTATGATCGACACGATCACCGGCGTGGCCATCACTTGGCGCGGCACCGAATGGGTCGGTGGCGGCGGCGAAACGCTAATCATCCCGACCTCGACCCGGACCGAGTACACCATCAATGGTCATTCCTTCTGGGTCACGCTTGAACCGTCGGGTTCTGTCCTGATCGAAGGTCTCGAAGGCGATCCCGGCTCGAGCCTCGTCGGCACTCAGGTCGCGATCTTCACCGCGGATGGCTTCAACAGCATCGAGTATACCTGGGTCGATCCGCGACCGGGCGACAACCTCAATCAGGACACCTTCCAGATTGGCGGTTTCGGCGCGACGACGTTGACCACCGATCCAGTGGAGTTCAGTCTCCCTGTCCAGGTGGTCGATGGCGATGGCGACATCTCCGATACCGGGAACATCACCATCACTGCGGTGACCCCGAGCGAGATGATGGCAACCGCCGCCAGCGAGGACCTGTCGCTTGCGAGCTTCTCCGCGACCTTCGACTCGAGCACGTTGCAGGGAACGGAGCTGTTCAACACCAGCCCTTCGCGTCAAACCGATGTGCGTTCCATGGGCCTGATGTCGATGACGGCAGCTGCTTCGGGGCTGAGCTACCAGAGCATGCCCGCGCCGGATCAGACCTGGCAGTTCGCCAATACGGATGCGGCAGGTACGCAATTCCATTCCTGGGCGAATTCCGGGGCGTTCTCGGGAGTGGTCCAAGGTGCCAATCACGTGAACTTCGCCCAGATTGACGGGTCGGATACCCTGGGATCCTTTGGTGGGATCGAAGCTGGTCCGCGAATGGCCATGAACTTCGACTCACCGCTCCAACAAGGGCTGGCCCAGATCGAGGATGTCGACCGTGGCTTCGCCGGCATGGAACAGGCGCATGGATTTGAAGCGCTGTCGGATCTCGGCCTCGCCCAGGCTTTGCCGATGGCCGATGCGATGGCCGGCATGGAGCAACTGCTGCTTCTCGCCAACGGCGGGGTCGGCAATGGCCAGGTCAATCAAGAGGTTGCCGCAGAGGCCCTGGCGCAGCTCGCTCAGGATGTCGGGATAGACAACCTGATCGATCACTTTGCCTCGGCTGCTGGCGAGGCGCCGGCTCTGGGTGCGATGCACTCGGCCGGGGTGGAGCAGCTTTCGGCATTCCTGGACCTGCAGGTTGGCCCCCAGCACGCGGGCGGGCTTGCGGTCGATATCCTTCACGACGCGGCGGCAATGGCGGACGCGGTAAGTCATGCCTGA
- a CDS encoding type I secretion system permease/ATPase translates to MMDVEEPKGRIAEWLSGPLLQNRSLYIKVGVAAAMINFFSLIVALFTMTVYDRVVPNNATDSLIGLTIGLAFVLAFDFVLKLLRSYFVDVAGARVDRDIGRTVFARILAMRLDLGRRSTGGLAGLVREIETLRDFFASATLTTLVDLPFVVITLFAIAMIGGNLVLVPLVLIPLVVISALVSQPIMKRLASRTLGEALGKQAVLVETIGSLETVKSSNAGRMLERRWDAAMKGHSQAALRQRITSNVSINIAGSAQTMAYTGIVVFGVFAIANQSLTMGGLIACSILAGRAVAPLGAIAGLLTRINAARTAYRQIDELMQRPSEGPQSGRGLAPKSVEGGIEFREVDFRYPGAAELALRGISMRIEPGEHVGLVGPVGSGKSTIAKLLIGLYPPTSGVLMVDGNDIRQLSPDSLRAKVGALLQDNVLLTGSIRENILLGRDDVDDEEMIRASKAALAHDFIASMPSGYDVELADRGEGLSGGQRQAIAMARALVGRPPVLIFDEPTSAVDTETESRLMTNLREEFAGRTLILITHRPSLLGLVDRVVLMSRGRIVMDGTPDNITRNVTRIGKR, encoded by the coding sequence ATGATGGATGTGGAAGAGCCCAAGGGCCGGATCGCCGAGTGGCTATCCGGACCCTTGCTCCAGAACCGGTCGCTCTACATCAAGGTGGGCGTCGCGGCCGCGATGATCAATTTCTTCTCGCTGATCGTCGCACTGTTCACGATGACAGTTTACGATCGCGTCGTACCCAACAATGCGACGGATTCCCTGATTGGCCTTACCATCGGCCTGGCCTTCGTCCTCGCCTTCGATTTCGTTCTCAAATTGCTGCGATCCTATTTCGTCGACGTAGCCGGTGCACGGGTCGACCGGGACATTGGCCGCACGGTCTTTGCACGCATCCTTGCCATGCGCCTCGACCTGGGTCGACGGTCGACCGGCGGACTGGCCGGACTGGTCCGCGAGATCGAGACCCTGCGCGATTTCTTCGCCTCGGCGACGCTGACCACCTTGGTTGACCTCCCCTTTGTGGTCATCACGCTGTTTGCGATTGCGATGATCGGCGGAAACCTTGTCCTTGTTCCGCTGGTCCTTATCCCTCTCGTGGTAATTTCTGCCCTCGTTTCCCAGCCAATTATGAAACGGCTTGCTTCGCGGACCCTCGGTGAAGCCCTCGGCAAGCAGGCTGTGCTGGTAGAGACCATCGGCAGCCTGGAAACGGTCAAATCCTCGAACGCCGGTCGGATGCTAGAACGCCGGTGGGATGCGGCCATGAAAGGCCATTCGCAGGCAGCACTGCGGCAGAGGATCACCTCCAATGTCTCAATCAATATCGCGGGCAGCGCCCAGACGATGGCCTATACCGGTATCGTCGTTTTCGGGGTCTTCGCGATCGCCAATCAATCGCTCACGATGGGCGGACTGATCGCCTGTTCGATCCTGGCAGGTCGAGCGGTTGCGCCGCTTGGCGCCATTGCGGGCCTGCTGACGCGGATCAACGCGGCGCGCACCGCCTATCGGCAGATCGATGAACTGATGCAGCGCCCCTCGGAAGGGCCGCAGAGTGGGCGGGGCCTGGCCCCAAAGAGTGTCGAGGGCGGAATAGAGTTTCGTGAGGTCGATTTTCGCTATCCCGGTGCCGCCGAACTGGCCTTGCGCGGCATTTCGATGAGGATCGAACCCGGCGAGCATGTCGGGCTCGTGGGCCCCGTTGGCTCTGGCAAGTCGACGATCGCGAAGCTCCTGATCGGCCTCTATCCGCCAACCAGCGGCGTCCTCATGGTCGACGGCAACGATATCCGTCAATTGTCGCCGGACTCGCTGCGCGCAAAGGTCGGGGCCCTCTTGCAGGACAATGTCCTCCTGACTGGCTCGATAAGGGAAAACATCCTGCTTGGCAGGGACGACGTCGATGACGAGGAGATGATTCGCGCGTCCAAGGCAGCCTTGGCGCATGACTTCATTGCGAGCATGCCGAGCGGTTACGATGTGGAACTGGCTGATCGTGGCGAAGGTCTTTCAGGCGGTCAGCGTCAGGCCATCGCCATGGCACGGGCCCTGGTCGGGCGACCGCCGGTGCTCATCTTTGACGAACCCACGAGCGCGGTCGACACGGAAACCGAATCCCGCCTCATGACGAATTTGCGCGAAGAATTTGCTGGGCGAACCCTGATCTTGATCACGCATCGTCCATCGCTGCTTGGTTTGGTCGATCGCGTCGTCCTGATGTCGCGCGGTCGCATTGTCATGGATGGCACCCCTGACAACATAACGCGCAACGTCACGCGCATCGGGAAGAGGTAA